The genome window GAGCTTCACCTCGATCACCCCGGAGCGAACGATCCGGAATATCGTGCCCGCCGCGATGTGATCGCCGGTTACGCAAAGAGTTTTCGTATGACCGGTGAGATCACAGATGTCGAGTACAGCCCGCGCGAGCAGCGCGTTTGGCGATACGTGGCGGAGGAATTAGAAGAACTGCAGCAACGCTACGCGTCGCCCTTCTATCTGCGAGCTAAGAAAGATCTCGGTATCACGACCGATCGAATCCCGCAACTTTCGGAGATGAACCGGCGGTTAAAGGAGCTTACGGGCTTTCGCCTCGCACCGATCGAGGGCCTCGTCGAAACGCGAGCTTTCCTCTCGTGGCTGTCGTATCGCGTGATGCTCTGCACACAGTACATTCGCCACCACTCGCAGCCCGCTTATACGCCCGAGCCTGACATCGTCCACGAATCTATCGGACATATCCCGATGTTCACGAACCCGAACTTTGCCGACTTTTCGCAGTTCATCGGCCTCGGTGCCAGGATCGCGGATGACCGCCAACTAGAGGAACTGGGCCGCCTCTACTGGTTCACGGTCGAATTCGGCCTGGTCGAGCACGAAGGCGACATCAAAGCCTACGGCGCAGGCCTTTTATCCAGCTTTGGCGAACTCGAACACGCGTTTGGCGACAAGGTCGAGCGCCGGCCCTTCGACCTCGAACAGGTCATCAACCACGAATACACCTACAGCGACATGCAGCCGGTGCTCTACGTCATCCCGTCGTATGCGGAGTTGAAAGAGGTGACGAGGAAATATATTGAGAGCTTCTAGCTATGCATGTCATAACGAGGAAGCGGCTGAACGGATTTGCGGCGAGATATCCGGAAACAAACAATGCCCTTGCCGCTTGGTATCGGCTGATGAAGCAAAGTAGTTTTTCGTCCATCGAGGAAATTCGCGAGGTTTTCCCGACGGCCGACAAGGTCGGAAAGCTTACGGTCTTCAATATCGGCGGAAACAAAGTAAGACTAGTAGCCGCGATACACTATAATCGTAAGAAGATCTATATTCGGGCTGTCCTGACGCACGCCGAATACGATCATGGGCGATGGAAGGAGTAGTTATGCAGAGTGTTGACGTTCAATCGTGGGCAAATCTATCGGACACTGTTTTTGTGCCGCAAAATGATGCGGAGTACGACCGCCTTGTGGCGATGTTAGACTCATTGATCGATCAGGTCGGTGAGGACGAGATGCATCCACTCGCATCGTTAATGGACGTTCTTTCAGCTCTAATCGAGAATTACGAGAATTCAAATGTGCCGGAATTGGCATTAAGGCAATGATCACAGAAACAAACACAGCAGTTAATACCGAGGTCAAGAATCCGCTTGGCCTGAAGAAGATCCACCACGTCGAGTTTTACGTCGGTAACGCCAAGCAGGCGGAGTTTTATTACCGCAAGGCTTTCGGGTTTTCGCGCGCTGCGTACAGCGGGCTCGAGACGGGGAATCGCGCAACGACGAGTTATCTGTTGCGGCAGGGCAATGTGAATTTTGTGCTGACTGCGCCGATGGGGCCTGAGCATCCGGCGGCCGAGCATTTGAAGCAACACGGCGACGGCGTAAAGGACATCGCGTTCTATGTCGAGGATGCCGATCACGCGTTCAATGAGGCTGTCAAACGCGGGGCCACGCCCGTCATCGAGCCTCACGACTGGAAGGACGAGAACGGCAGCGTCCGCAAGGCCGCGATCGCGACCTACGGCGACACGATCCACTCGTTCATCTCGTATGGTGTCAGTAGCCCGACCGTGAGGGATGGCGCCGCTAACGGCCGCTCAAGCAACGGACATGGAAGTACATACACCGGCCCATTCCTGCCCGGCTTTGTCTCGCAAGAAGTCGAGGGCGACGGTGTAGGACTGATGCTCGTCGATCACATCGTTGGCAACGTCGAGCTCGGCAAGATGAACGTGTGGGCAGATTTCTACCGCGACGTGATGGGCTTTTTCCGCTATATCACCTTTGACGACAAAGACATCTCGACCGAGTATTCCGCCCTGATGTCGATCGTGATGAGCGACGGCCAGCACAACATAAAGTTCCCGATAAACGAGCCCGCCGAGGGCAAGGGCGGCAAATCGCAGATCCAGGAATACATTGATTTCTACCGCTCCGCCGGTGCCCAGCACGTCGCCCTGCTGTGCCGCGACATTCGCCATACGGTCGGCATGCTGCAGGATAATGGCGTCGAATTCCTCCGCGTGCCTGACGAGTATTACGAAGAGCTGCCAAACCGCGTAGGCGACATTGACGAGAACGTCGACGACCTCAAACGTCTCGGCATTCTCGTTGACCGCGACGACGAAGGCTATCTGCTCCAGATCTTTACAAAACCGGTTGAAGACCGCCCGACCGTTTTCTATGAAATTCTCCAGCGCAAAGGCTGCAAAGGCTTTGGCAAGGGCAACTTCAAGGCGTTGTTCGTCTCGATTGAAGAAGAGCAACGCCGCCGCGGAAATCTGTAGGAATTGGCCACAAGAGGGCGCAAAAGACACAAAATAGTATTTTCTGTTTGTGCCTTTTGTGCCTTTTTGCGGCTATTATTTCGTTATGAAGCTGGAATACCAAACAGGCTTCGGTAACGAGTTTGCGACCGAGGCCGTCGATGGCGCGCTGCCTATTGGACAAAACTCGCCACAGAAGTGCCCACTTGGGCTTTATGCCGAGCAATTTTCGGGGACGGCGTTCACGGTGCCGCGTGCTTGGAACAAGCGGACATGGACATATCGCATCAGACCAAGCGTTTTG of Chloracidobacterium sp. contains these proteins:
- a CDS encoding phenylalanine 4-monooxygenase, yielding MLTDTAVADPVEADFAIENFRVSDEDLPVFKDMKFENINELHLDHPGANDPEYRARRDVIAGYAKSFRMTGEITDVEYSPREQRVWRYVAEELEELQQRYASPFYLRAKKDLGITTDRIPQLSEMNRRLKELTGFRLAPIEGLVETRAFLSWLSYRVMLCTQYIRHHSQPAYTPEPDIVHESIGHIPMFTNPNFADFSQFIGLGARIADDRQLEELGRLYWFTVEFGLVEHEGDIKAYGAGLLSSFGELEHAFGDKVERRPFDLEQVINHEYTYSDMQPVLYVIPSYAELKEVTRKYIESF
- a CDS encoding type II toxin-antitoxin system HigB family toxin: MHVITRKRLNGFAARYPETNNALAAWYRLMKQSSFSSIEEIREVFPTADKVGKLTVFNIGGNKVRLVAAIHYNRKKIYIRAVLTHAEYDHGRWKE
- the hppD gene encoding 4-hydroxyphenylpyruvate dioxygenase, which codes for MITETNTAVNTEVKNPLGLKKIHHVEFYVGNAKQAEFYYRKAFGFSRAAYSGLETGNRATTSYLLRQGNVNFVLTAPMGPEHPAAEHLKQHGDGVKDIAFYVEDADHAFNEAVKRGATPVIEPHDWKDENGSVRKAAIATYGDTIHSFISYGVSSPTVRDGAANGRSSNGHGSTYTGPFLPGFVSQEVEGDGVGLMLVDHIVGNVELGKMNVWADFYRDVMGFFRYITFDDKDISTEYSALMSIVMSDGQHNIKFPINEPAEGKGGKSQIQEYIDFYRSAGAQHVALLCRDIRHTVGMLQDNGVEFLRVPDEYYEELPNRVGDIDENVDDLKRLGILVDRDDEGYLLQIFTKPVEDRPTVFYEILQRKGCKGFGKGNFKALFVSIEEEQRRRGNL